A genomic stretch from Onychostoma macrolepis isolate SWU-2019 chromosome 02, ASM1243209v1, whole genome shotgun sequence includes:
- the ptgs2a gene encoding prostaglandin G/H synthase 2a, which translates to MNKLICLVLLSSFWIFPGEGYDPCCAQPCQNQGVCLSKGADAYECDCTRTGYYGENCTTPELLTLIKSTLKPKPNIVHYILTHYKWIWDIINNISFLRDAIMRYVLTSRSHLVNSPPTYNADYDYKSWEAYSNLSYYTRTLAPFPKNCPTPDLPNAKQVVEKVLVRKQFIPDPQRTSLMFAFFAQHFTHQFFKSDFKKGPAFTKALGHGVDLGHIYGETLERQHKLRLFKDGKLKYQVVDGEVYPPLVKDVQVEMHYPPHIPEEQRFAVGHEVFGLVPGLMMYATIWLREHNRVCDIMKQEHPDWDDERIFQTTRLILIGETIKIVIEDYVQHLSGYHFKLKFDPELLFNERFQYQNRISSEFNTLYHWHPLMPDSFQIQDQVYGYHQFVFNNSILTQHGIHNMVDSFTKQTAGRVAGGRNLPAAVQGVAVKVLEHSREMRYQSLNAYRKRFNMKPYSSFEDMTGDKELAAEMKQLYGHIDAVELYSGLLVEKPRPNSVFGETMVEMGAPYSLKGLMGNAICSPEYWMPSTFGGKVGFDIVNTASLKNLVCMNIKGPCPMVSFQVPDVKYQSSENMNSSSVHSTQNHINPTVVLNERSSEL; encoded by the exons ATGAATAAACTGATCTGCCTAGTCTTACTTTCAAGCTTCTGGATCTTTCCCGGTGAAGGAT ACGACCCTTGCTGTGCACAGCCTTGCCAAAACCAGGGTGTGTGTTTATCTAAGGGTGCTGATGCTTATGAATGTGACTGTACCAGGACAGGATACTATGGTGAAAACTGCACTACCC CCGAACTTCTCACACTTATCAAATCAACTCTGAAACCGAAGCCAAACATAGTGCATTATATTTTAACGCATTATAAATGGATCTGGGACATCATCAACAACATCTCCTTCCTGAGAGATGCCATAATGAGATATGTCTTGACAT CAAGGTCCCATTTGGTCAACAGTCCACCGACGTACAATGCAGATTATGACTACAAAAGCTGGGAAGCGTATTCTAACTTGTCCTATTACACACGCACCCTTGCCCCATTTCCCAAGAACTGCCCTACGCCCGATCTCCCAAATGCAAAGCAGGTGGTGGAGAAGGTGCTGGTGAGGAAACAGTTCATCCCTGATCCACAGAGGACCAGTCTCATGTTTGCTTTCTTCGCCCAGCATTTCACTCACCAGTTCTTCAAGTCAGACTTTAAAAAAGGACCAGCCTTCACCAAAGCCCTGGGCCATGGA GTGGATTTGGGGCATATTTATGGAGAGACACTGGAGAGACAACACAAACTTCGTCTATTTAAAGATGGAAAGCTAAAATATCAG GTTGTGGATGGGGAGGTGTATCCTCCGTTGGTGAAGGATGTCCAGGTGGAGATGCACTATCCTCCTCACATCCCAGAGGAGCAGAGATTTGCTGTGGGCCATGAGGTCTTTGGTCTGGTTCCAGGTTTGATGATGTATGCCACCATTTGGCTTCGTGAACACAACCGCGTCTGTGATATCATGAAGCAAGAGCATCCCGACTGGGACGACGAGAGAATCTTCCAAACCACTCGTCTCATCCTGATTG GTGAGACCATCAAAATCGTGATCGAGGACTATGTTCAGCACTTGAGTGGCTACCACTTCAAGCTCAAGTTTGACCCAGAGCTTCTCTTCAATGAGCGCTTCCAGTACCAGAACCGCATCTCATCTGAATTCAACACTCTGTATCACTGGCACCCACTGATGCCTGACAGCTTTCAGATCCAGGACCAGGTCTACGGCTACCACCAATTTGTGTTTAACAACTCTATTTTGACCCAACATGGCATCCACAACATGGTGGATTCCTTCACCAAACAGACGGCTGGAAGG GTTGCTGGTGGACGTAACCTGCCTGCTGCAGTTCAAGGAGTGGCTGTCAAAGTTCTGGAGCATTCCAGAGAGATGCGCTACCAGTCTTTAAATGCCTACAGGAAACGCTTCAACATGAAGCCCTACTCGTCTTTTGAGGACATGACAG GAGACAAGGAGCTGGCAGCCGAAATGAAGCAGCTGTACGGTCACATAGATGCGGTTGAGCTGTATTCTGGCCTTCTTGTGGAGAAACCCCGACCCAACTCTGTGTTTGGGGAGACTATGGTGGAGATGGGAGCGCCCTACTCTCTCAAAGGCCTCATGGGAAATGCTATTTGTTCTCCTGAATACTGGATGCCTAGCACATTTGGTGGGAAAGTGGGATTTGACATTGTTAACACAGCCTCATTGAAGAATCTGGTGTGCATGAATATCAAGGGACCTTGTCCGATGGTGTCCTTTCAGGTGCCTGATGTGAAATATCAGAGTTCAGAAAACATGAATTCAAGCTCTGTGCACTCCACACAAAATCATATTAACCCAACGGTTGTCTTGAACGAGCGAAGCTCAGAGCTCTAA